In Ferroplasma sp., a single window of DNA contains:
- the nuoI gene encoding NADH-quinone oxidoreductase subunit NuoI: MVATVKEIKMPKKPVPVVGSLKLMYSMGKYMFKKPVTTQYPEDKGEIPERFRFRIFLVPEACVGCTLCSKICPNHSIKMEHWDLDRSGLENNVVQTARGDRKNLQNKRNIYPDVNFGTCTVCRQCEEICPTDAIYLTHQFENARTRNSFTYSPQELTMQEEDVIK; encoded by the coding sequence ATGGTAGCTACAGTTAAAGAAATTAAAATGCCGAAAAAACCGGTACCTGTTGTAGGGTCTCTGAAATTAATGTACAGCATGGGAAAATATATGTTTAAAAAACCGGTAACCACACAGTATCCAGAGGACAAGGGGGAAATACCTGAAAGATTCAGATTTAGGATATTCCTCGTTCCGGAGGCCTGCGTTGGATGTACCCTATGCTCAAAAATTTGCCCAAACCACAGTATAAAAATGGAGCACTGGGACCTTGATAGAAGTGGGCTAGAGAACAATGTTGTACAGACTGCAAGAGGAGATAGAAAAAACCTGCAGAATAAAAGGAACATATATCCGGATGTTAATTTCGGAACCTGTACAGTCTGCAGGCAGTGTGAAGAGATATGCCCCACAGATGCTATCTATCTTACCCACCAGTTTGAAAATGCCAGAACAAGGAATAGTTTTACCTATTCTCCACAGGAATTAACCATGCAGGAGGAGGATGTCATAAAATGA
- a CDS encoding NADH-quinone oxidoreductase subunit J, whose product MIYTILFLVFAAIAVIMALAAISSKNLIHSSIFLFILMLVFSTIFILLGLSFVGSIELLVYTGSIVILIVFVLMLTGGKDVEE is encoded by the coding sequence ATGATATACACCATACTTTTTCTGGTATTCGCAGCCATAGCAGTAATCATGGCACTTGCTGCTATAAGTTCTAAAAATCTCATACATTCCTCCATATTCTTATTCATTCTTATGCTGGTATTTTCAACAATATTCATACTGCTTGGCCTGAGTTTTGTTGGGAGTATTGAGCTACTTGTATATACTGGATCTATTGTGATACTCATAGTTTTCGTACTGATGCTAACAGGAGGTAAGGACGTTGAAGAATAA
- a CDS encoding NADH-quinone oxidoreductase subunit J: protein MKNKAQKIAAIVFFIVIGANLLTISGTFTRHSQDIARIGHLLFSTYVVPFELLSVLLVAAIIGVMYIVGDDEK, encoded by the coding sequence TTGAAGAATAAGGCACAGAAAATTGCAGCTATAGTATTCTTTATAGTCATAGGTGCAAATTTACTGACAATTAGTGGAACGTTTACCAGGCACTCACAGGATATAGCAAGGATCGGGCATCTATTATTTTCAACCTACGTGGTACCTTTTGAACTCCTATCAGTGCTTCTGGTTGCCGCTATAATAGGTGTTATGTACATAGTGGGAGATGATGAAAAATGA
- the nuoK gene encoding NADH-quinone oxidoreductase subunit NuoK — MNIIYILFLSMILFTIGIYGVTTSKVGMKVIISLEITINAALLDVVGVAAFYYSTSVIVFALFVIAIGVIETATGIAIFTLISKKYGKTNISLLRDIKW; from the coding sequence ATGAATATAATTTACATACTGTTTCTTTCAATGATACTGTTTACAATAGGAATATACGGGGTAACAACATCAAAGGTTGGAATGAAGGTTATAATTTCCCTGGAAATAACTATTAACGCTGCCCTGCTGGATGTTGTAGGTGTGGCGGCGTTCTATTACTCCACGTCTGTTATTGTGTTTGCACTCTTTGTCATAGCCATAGGAGTTATTGAAACAGCAACAGGGATAGCAATATTCACACTGATATCCAAAAAATACGGCAAGACAAATATTTCATTACTGAGGGATATTAAATGGTGA
- a CDS encoding NADH-quinone oxidoreductase subunit L, which produces MVTILYYFIFLLPLIAFPMEYVIGRYKIKYSGIFSSLMILGSLVLVILAYLYLLNHSYIYSHYTWFYNINVGIYISHLTVIMAMMVAFMSLMINLFAMFYMKKDPRKNIYFSETSLFIGAMLGLVVSSNLVLFFLFWEIVGLCSYLLIGFWFFKPNAAAAAKKAFIVTRIGDLLFIIGMGVLYTKLISVIPSGISPLSIPYLIDNAKSISVAIGPNVLALATILFLGGAVAKSAQFPLHVWLPDSMEGPTTVSALIHAATMVTAGVYLVARLFPLFYYASSYSLYAVVIIGAFTAFYAGILGIVVNDIKRVLAYSTISQLGYMMAAIGLGGVIGYSGVAFGMYHLVVHAVFKALLFMAAAVILMTLMELRNIKDMGGLFRRMPATAILMLIGALTLAAIPPTAGYFSKGQIISGAYEYFVNSGNIIPWLLLVFGEILTATYTFRMYFLVFLGKPRSKLAEKARDPKLIYLSPLIVLAFLSLTLGIIQKPFYKFIDASVSVYTPPLAIEILPVLFSLIGIGIAYAIYRYNINGHTSISKNPLYRVIKNKFYFDWLYTEIIAERIILPISYIFGAGEREIDNGVDATGRDISDLGSGLRKIETGNIPFYVAFLIIGMVVIFAIIELIGVI; this is translated from the coding sequence ATGGTGACAATATTATACTACTTCATATTTCTGCTTCCGCTCATTGCATTTCCAATGGAATACGTAATTGGCAGGTATAAAATAAAATATTCAGGTATTTTCAGCAGCCTTATGATTCTAGGGTCGCTGGTACTGGTGATACTTGCCTATCTGTATCTTCTAAATCATAGTTATATATATTCTCATTATACATGGTTCTACAACATAAATGTTGGGATATATATCAGCCACCTTACTGTTATAATGGCCATGATGGTTGCCTTCATGTCACTTATGATCAACCTGTTTGCAATGTTTTACATGAAAAAAGACCCGAGGAAAAATATCTATTTTTCTGAGACATCCCTGTTCATTGGGGCAATGCTGGGCCTTGTGGTTTCATCAAATCTGGTCTTATTTTTCCTATTCTGGGAAATAGTGGGCCTGTGTTCATACCTGCTTATAGGCTTCTGGTTTTTCAAGCCAAATGCGGCTGCAGCCGCAAAGAAGGCATTTATAGTAACACGTATAGGGGATTTATTATTTATAATAGGAATGGGCGTCCTGTACACAAAACTGATAAGTGTTATTCCATCAGGCATAAGTCCCCTGAGCATACCATACCTTATTGACAATGCAAAAAGCATCTCAGTAGCCATTGGGCCCAATGTGCTTGCCCTTGCAACCATACTGTTCCTCGGAGGTGCAGTTGCGAAATCTGCGCAATTCCCACTGCATGTATGGTTGCCAGATTCAATGGAGGGTCCCACCACAGTCTCGGCACTTATCCATGCAGCCACAATGGTTACAGCAGGTGTTTATCTGGTAGCGAGGCTGTTTCCGTTATTTTACTACGCATCCTCATACTCTCTTTATGCTGTGGTAATAATAGGCGCGTTTACCGCCTTCTATGCTGGAATCCTTGGAATTGTTGTAAACGATATAAAAAGGGTTCTGGCTTATTCCACGATTAGCCAGCTGGGTTACATGATGGCAGCCATAGGCCTTGGAGGTGTAATAGGTTATTCCGGTGTTGCATTTGGTATGTATCATTTGGTTGTCCATGCGGTATTCAAGGCGCTTCTATTCATGGCCGCAGCCGTAATATTAATGACACTCATGGAGCTTAGAAATATAAAGGACATGGGAGGCCTTTTCAGAAGAATGCCGGCAACTGCCATACTGATGCTAATAGGCGCTCTTACTCTGGCCGCAATACCACCTACGGCGGGTTATTTCTCCAAGGGGCAGATAATATCAGGGGCATACGAATATTTCGTAAATTCAGGCAACATAATTCCCTGGCTTCTCCTGGTATTTGGAGAGATACTTACTGCAACATACACATTCAGGATGTATTTTCTTGTATTCCTGGGGAAACCGAGATCTAAGCTGGCAGAAAAGGCACGCGACCCGAAACTCATATACCTATCACCGCTTATAGTGCTGGCATTCCTTTCATTGACTCTTGGCATAATTCAGAAGCCATTCTATAAATTCATAGATGCCTCTGTATCTGTTTATACCCCGCCACTGGCAATAGAAATTCTGCCTGTCTTATTCTCTCTTATTGGAATAGGAATAGCCTACGCTATCTACCGTTACAATATCAACGGGCATACCTCCATATCGAAAAACCCACTTTACAGGGTTATCAAGAATAAATTTTACTTTGACTGGCTTTACACAGAAATAATAGCTGAGCGCATAATACTTCCAATTTCATACATATTCGGCGCCGGAGAAAGGGAGATCGATAATGGTGTGGACGCCACTGGCAGGGATATCTCAGACCTTGGATCAGGTCTAAGGAAAATCGAAACCGGAAACATACCGTTCTATGTGGCTTTTCTTATAATTGGTATGGTTGTCATATTTGCAATCATTGAATTAATTGGGGTGATCTAA
- a CDS encoding NADH-quinone oxidoreductase subunit M: MSFFAGNQSKTVSLVSLAILTVFFIAYSAFEFRNYTGGVIAYYNTLLAQFHASGITINIDFSLGLTGFTDLLVIISLFITMFAVLMGSKSHGAYFYGLFMAAGFGLAGLFMVRNFLFFYIFWEVVLIPVFFIIGKYGTGNRERSSLKFFIYTHIGSLFLLLSIFTLSTYYFLNTGIFTFQIGDLTALSFLETVPTAGFYFIIFGFLLAFLIKLPSFPLHSWLPDAYNDAPYSGTIMLSGGLVAMGGYGLLGILYPIAGLFPRALAYFIILLGLISIIYFSFSALFQTDLKRMAAYGSAAEMAFITIAFGTALLSTGYVRTLDLSGGMYQIIAHTFVAALIFASLSMLYRRTQTSKIYDLGGLNRELPVLSSFLLIGMLASLGLPSLAGFIGEFSVTISAFQSIGLYTLFIVLGLIITAAFYIWAAQRFLFGYFNERLGRLKDINKQEFLILFFILAGTIFLGVYPTLLFKLLTAYASHLGGLI; this comes from the coding sequence CTGAGCTTTTTCGCTGGAAATCAATCAAAAACAGTATCACTGGTCTCTCTTGCAATACTTACTGTGTTTTTTATTGCATACTCAGCATTCGAATTCAGGAATTACACAGGCGGGGTAATAGCGTATTATAATACCCTGCTTGCGCAATTCCATGCCAGTGGAATTACAATAAACATAGACTTTTCACTGGGATTGACAGGATTCACCGATCTTCTCGTGATAATTTCACTGTTTATTACAATGTTTGCAGTGTTAATGGGAAGTAAATCCCATGGAGCATATTTCTACGGATTATTCATGGCCGCAGGCTTCGGGCTGGCTGGATTATTTATGGTAAGAAATTTCCTGTTCTTCTATATTTTCTGGGAAGTTGTCCTTATTCCAGTATTTTTCATAATAGGAAAGTACGGAACAGGAAACAGGGAGAGGAGTTCACTGAAGTTCTTCATATATACACATATAGGATCCTTATTCCTGCTCTTATCAATATTCACTCTCTCAACATATTACTTCCTAAATACAGGGATATTTACATTTCAGATAGGTGACCTAACCGCACTTTCATTCCTGGAAACGGTGCCAACTGCAGGTTTCTATTTCATTATATTCGGGTTCCTGCTTGCATTCCTTATAAAACTTCCATCATTCCCGCTGCATTCATGGCTTCCGGACGCATATAATGATGCACCTTATTCCGGAACAATAATGCTCTCCGGGGGCCTTGTGGCTATGGGTGGCTACGGTCTGCTTGGCATATTATACCCAATTGCAGGGCTATTTCCAAGGGCACTTGCATATTTCATTATACTCCTGGGCTTGATCAGCATTATATACTTCTCATTTTCAGCCTTATTCCAGACCGATCTCAAAAGGATGGCTGCCTATGGTAGTGCAGCTGAAATGGCTTTCATTACAATTGCATTTGGTACTGCACTTTTATCCACAGGTTACGTCAGAACACTTGACCTTTCTGGTGGTATGTATCAGATAATAGCACACACCTTTGTTGCAGCACTTATCTTTGCATCGCTTTCCATGCTTTACAGAAGAACACAGACATCAAAGATATATGACCTCGGAGGACTAAACAGGGAGCTTCCAGTGCTTTCCTCTTTCCTTCTTATTGGAATGCTGGCATCACTGGGATTACCCTCCCTGGCCGGATTCATAGGTGAATTCTCTGTAACAATATCTGCATTCCAGAGCATCGGATTATATACCCTGTTCATAGTACTCGGGCTCATAATTACCGCTGCTTTTTACATATGGGCTGCACAGAGGTTCCTGTTCGGATATTTCAACGAGCGCCTCGGAAGATTGAAGGACATAAATAAACAGGAATTCCTTATATTATTCTTCATTTTGGCCGGAACAATTTTTCTGGGAGTTTACCCAACATTGCTATTTAAGCTACTAACTGCATATGCATCGCATCTGGGGGGATTAATATGA
- the nuoN gene encoding NADH-quinone oxidoreductase subunit NuoN: MIYEYLYALILLGLAGFITLAAGIKTDSKRILGGFTFVVLIAAFFILLFQEKNYSILSLNISSFDTYWALIFLISIMVVIIPSMNDIKKRFDVYYALLLFIALSMVIAAFTYNLIVLFVSFEGVSIGTYVLTAYNKTKRNLEASLKYFMISTIGTSFNIMGIAFFYLSTRTFNLNVAAADIGLGFNRSLLLALAFITIGFGFKIAIFPMQQWAIDTYDGAPNSVSAFLSTGGKLVAYMILLKFLFLGFIPDYNYVFFFFAILAILTMTYGNLAALMENNLKRILGYSSIAQAGYMILVFALIGYSYYPAVLVSREVFVRFAIASAMFYAIAYIFMKAGPFIAMSLVKSDKVMIDDIVGLSKKSRWTALFLAVMLLSLAGVPLTGGFIAKYFLFFSLIIGNLWWLAVIAIINSAISIFYYFRIIIYSYRKEGENDFNMAPGIKYSVIIMGLITLALGVSFALYTYLAGIAII, encoded by the coding sequence ATGATTTATGAATACCTTTACGCACTGATATTATTGGGTCTGGCAGGATTTATAACACTGGCAGCAGGAATTAAAACAGACAGTAAGAGAATACTGGGGGGATTTACCTTTGTCGTTCTGATAGCAGCATTTTTCATTCTGCTTTTCCAGGAAAAAAATTACAGCATACTGTCGCTTAACATTTCGTCCTTTGATACCTACTGGGCACTGATATTCCTTATTTCCATAATGGTGGTTATAATACCGTCAATGAACGATATAAAGAAAAGATTTGATGTCTACTATGCACTACTATTATTTATAGCACTTTCCATGGTTATTGCAGCATTTACATATAACCTAATTGTACTGTTTGTATCCTTCGAGGGTGTCAGTATAGGGACATATGTACTTACGGCATACAATAAGACAAAGCGTAACCTGGAGGCATCCCTGAAATATTTCATGATCAGCACTATAGGAACTTCATTCAATATAATGGGTATAGCATTCTTCTATCTATCTACCCGAACCTTCAATTTAAACGTTGCCGCAGCTGATATCGGTTTAGGCTTTAACAGATCCCTTCTGCTTGCACTGGCATTCATAACCATAGGATTCGGGTTCAAGATAGCAATATTCCCAATGCAGCAGTGGGCAATAGACACGTATGACGGTGCCCCAAATTCTGTATCGGCATTCCTGTCAACAGGTGGAAAGCTTGTAGCATATATGATACTGTTAAAATTCCTGTTTCTTGGATTTATACCGGACTATAACTACGTTTTCTTCTTCTTTGCAATACTTGCAATACTAACAATGACATATGGAAACCTTGCGGCATTGATGGAGAACAACCTGAAAAGGATACTCGGTTATTCAAGCATTGCCCAGGCGGGCTATATGATACTGGTTTTTGCACTGATCGGATACTCATACTATCCTGCAGTCCTTGTATCCAGAGAAGTTTTCGTCAGATTTGCCATAGCATCGGCAATGTTTTATGCCATAGCATATATTTTCATGAAGGCAGGCCCATTCATAGCCATGAGCCTGGTAAAAAGTGATAAGGTCATGATAGATGATATAGTGGGGCTGAGCAAAAAATCCAGATGGACTGCCCTGTTCCTGGCTGTAATGCTTCTATCACTGGCAGGCGTTCCGCTTACAGGTGGATTCATAGCAAAGTATTTTCTGTTCTTTTCACTGATTATAGGGAATCTTTGGTGGCTTGCCGTTATAGCAATTATCAACAGCGCCATTTCCATTTTCTATTATTTCAGGATTATCATATATTCGTACAGAAAGGAAGGTGAAAATGATTTCAACATGGCACCGGGAATAAAATACAGTGTAATTATAATGGGATTAATCACACTTGCTCTTGGAGTATCATTTGCACTGTACACATACCTGGCCGGGATAGCAATCATATAG
- a CDS encoding TA0956 family protein: MVTCVMYNLKMSETHPSTICVLASRFKDSFKDLLEVLTSPLPDESLEEYIEEYARTDEIMPEDKTIGFVIINKDKKVASLNFNEKGSDDSEIQKILEKYKEMGYKTELVYS, encoded by the coding sequence ATGGTAACATGTGTTATGTACAATTTAAAAATGAGTGAAACACATCCCTCAACAATATGCGTACTTGCTTCAAGGTTTAAGGATTCATTTAAAGACCTGCTTGAGGTACTCACATCCCCCCTGCCAGATGAAAGCCTTGAGGAATACATAGAGGAATATGCAAGAACAGATGAAATCATGCCAGAAGACAAGACAATAGGATTCGTAATCATAAATAAGGACAAGAAGGTAGCATCACTGAATTTCAATGAAAAAGGTTCTGATGATTCAGAAATACAGAAAATTCTGGAAAAATATAAAGAAATGGGATATAAAACTGAACTGGTATACAGTTAA
- a CDS encoding nucleotide-binding protein, translating into MKCSTPDCPGEMEPAGNMNFRVGGYTGIGGMFLGGWNDLAETTQTFTLYKCNTCGKVELYEPQPVQDNNGEKKHHFL; encoded by the coding sequence ATGAAATGCTCAACACCTGATTGTCCTGGGGAGATGGAACCTGCCGGTAATATGAATTTTAGGGTTGGCGGATATACTGGAATTGGAGGAATGTTTCTCGGCGGCTGGAATGACCTTGCTGAAACAACACAAACCTTCACGCTTTATAAGTGCAATACCTGCGGAAAGGTAGAACTTTATGAACCGCAGCCAGTACAGGACAATAATGGAGAGAAAAAACACCATTTCCTGTAA
- a CDS encoding class I SAM-dependent methyltransferase, translated as MRYERIHEFREKYIPYTKIIKEMKLDPEDVIVDMGAGDGFYSKIFADKVNKGMVYVVEQNPDVIKYIENNMDGRNNYRIINEDMCNLDIKGFNKIFFSTVFHDIDCHDDILKFIKENSKKPVYVYLIEFNKKGKMGPPMDIRITHDRLNQIFTDAGFKPGIHMDFEYNYFDIYSFE; from the coding sequence ATGAGATATGAGAGAATACATGAATTCAGAGAAAAATATATTCCATATACAAAGATAATTAAGGAGATGAAGCTGGACCCGGAAGATGTTATCGTAGATATGGGTGCCGGGGATGGATTTTACAGCAAAATATTTGCAGATAAGGTCAATAAAGGTATGGTATATGTTGTTGAGCAGAATCCAGATGTTATAAAGTATATTGAAAATAATATGGATGGAAGGAATAATTATAGAATCATCAATGAGGATATGTGCAACCTTGACATCAAGGGCTTCAATAAAATATTTTTCTCAACTGTTTTCCATGACATAGACTGCCATGATGATATCCTAAAATTTATAAAGGAAAATTCAAAAAAACCCGTGTATGTATATTTGATAGAATTCAATAAGAAAGGCAAGATGGGCCCCCCTATGGATATCAGGATAACACATGATAGATTAAATCAAATTTTTACTGATGCGGGCTTTAAGCCTGGCATACATATGGATTTTGAGTATAATTATTTTGATATATACTCATTTGAATAA
- a CDS encoding GTPase — MFDYIPTVLRSQEIIDKSFHKASNIVEPYFPKKETKIRKEITDRISTIESISTGHLDKIIRKFPTIETLHPFYFDLIDLMFDVDKYKLSLGNVQWTTDKIKDFSTIYIKKLKGAKTINDMNSIMKTYYGRFSSLIKNINPDLLYLGECRNYLRRLPGIITDIPTFIIAGIPNSGKSSLIQKMTGTSPEIASYPFTTKDILIGYKNIGNWRVQFIDTPGILDRPMDKRNDIEKKAIIALSKIEGTILFLFDYSNTSKYTEEEQNNLYSEISETFPNRIIRIQTKIDISERREDICISSVTAPGLKELDNVIIAEVENFYATRNKEAGY, encoded by the coding sequence ATGTTTGATTATATACCCACAGTGCTTAGATCACAGGAAATCATAGACAAATCATTTCATAAGGCATCAAACATTGTGGAACCATACTTCCCAAAGAAGGAAACAAAAATTAGAAAGGAAATTACTGATAGGATATCCACTATCGAAAGCATCTCAACAGGCCATCTTGATAAAATAATAAGAAAATTTCCCACCATAGAAACATTGCATCCATTTTATTTTGATTTGATAGACCTAATGTTCGATGTGGATAAATACAAGCTGAGCCTTGGCAACGTACAGTGGACCACTGACAAGATAAAGGACTTCAGCACAATTTACATCAAAAAATTGAAGGGTGCAAAAACCATCAATGATATGAACAGCATCATGAAAACATATTATGGACGATTTTCCTCTCTAATAAAAAATATCAACCCCGATCTATTATACCTGGGCGAGTGCAGGAATTACCTTAGAAGGCTCCCGGGAATCATTACAGACATACCCACATTCATAATAGCCGGAATTCCAAACTCAGGAAAGAGCTCCTTGATACAGAAAATGACTGGAACCTCACCAGAAATTGCAAGCTATCCATTTACCACCAAGGACATCCTTATAGGTTATAAAAATATTGGAAACTGGCGTGTACAGTTTATAGATACACCGGGAATTCTGGATAGGCCAATGGATAAAAGAAATGATATAGAAAAAAAGGCTATAATCGCCCTTTCCAAAATTGAAGGAACAATATTATTTCTATTCGATTACTCAAACACTTCTAAATACACTGAAGAAGAACAGAACAATCTTTACAGTGAAATATCTGAAACATTTCCCAACAGGATTATCAGAATACAGACCAAAATAGATATAAGTGAAAGGCGCGAGGATATCTGTATCTCCTCGGTAACAGCCCCGGGATTGAAAGAGCTGGATAATGTAATCATAGCAGAGGTGGAAAATTTTTATGCAACAAGAAATAAGGAAGCAGGTTATTAA